Proteins co-encoded in one Pirellulales bacterium genomic window:
- a CDS encoding exosortase-associated EpsI family protein, which yields MKKFILPVAVVIVMMAACTVLQGRWSERWGAPATPQLNDWTARLQQVPLEFGDWEGQEVAGNPEQLKASGAVGGVGRAYKNRETGDTVSVFLVCGTSRKVTAHTPDKCYVAAGFRMGPINPDTVELDAGSASAAQFFTAPFQKNEEIESQRIRILWGWSADGDWIAPGTGTTHKIALSRYPALFKLYVFGDCKTMEQSVHETACDEFVRDFIPVLNEVLFDTPATADAAAPANPAANASPG from the coding sequence ATGAAGAAGTTCATCCTTCCCGTGGCCGTGGTCATCGTGATGATGGCGGCCTGCACGGTCTTGCAGGGGCGCTGGTCGGAGCGCTGGGGCGCCCCGGCGACTCCTCAGCTCAACGATTGGACGGCCCGGCTCCAGCAGGTGCCGCTCGAATTCGGCGATTGGGAAGGGCAAGAGGTCGCCGGAAATCCCGAGCAGTTGAAGGCCTCGGGAGCCGTCGGCGGCGTCGGCCGCGCCTACAAGAATCGCGAGACGGGGGACACGGTCTCCGTGTTTCTGGTCTGTGGCACGTCTCGCAAGGTGACCGCCCACACGCCCGACAAATGCTACGTCGCGGCCGGTTTCCGCATGGGGCCGATCAATCCCGACACCGTCGAGCTCGACGCCGGCAGTGCGAGCGCGGCGCAGTTTTTCACCGCGCCGTTCCAGAAGAATGAAGAGATCGAGTCGCAACGGATTCGCATTTTGTGGGGCTGGAGCGCCGATGGAGACTGGATTGCTCCCGGCACCGGCACGACTCACAAGATCGCCTTGTCGCGCTACCCTGCCCTGTTCAAGCTCTATGTCTTCGGCGATTGCAAGACGATGGAGCAGAGCGTACACGAAACGGCCTGCGACGAGTTCGTGCGAGATTTCATTCCGGTATTGAACGAAGTATTGTTCGACACGCCGGCGACGGCGGACGCCGCGGCGCCCGCGAATCCCGCGGCAAATGCCTCGCCCGGCTAA
- a CDS encoding oligosaccharide flippase family protein, which yields MSLSRRIAFNTVTTWLSGVLSGLIALLLIPFLTWRLGLAGYGLTVIIGVLVSTSLMADLGLRGALSRQLASAFATRDNERVNALFSSAMCCFLSIAAVMMFLFYFAAPHIVALYMGISGDLATEHAPQVVMLLRYYAPLQVLLWFVSPAYSGVIEGNHRFDLSSLIHIVEMIARALFVMGLVGLTELGLVGWAIGMLASKSLSLGISIVLAHRIWPALSVRPRFVQRESMYQLASLGGLVFLYWNVFRLSVQTDPLVLGALLGTAYAGMYKPAVEAVWAIYPFVGGLTRQMVPLAASMDAQGHAARLPELYISSTRLTLLMAIPYLVTLGCFAEPFVQVWLVDAHRATAYAMMLCVVADLIFYAGVTHWQILLGMNRTRFIVFVEFSMALVNLAASTLLIYLFREWGWGDNAILGAPIPTIVCRCITWTILSVHTASVTGTPYSLLIRDGYAGPLLVLLILLAVALTVRLVVQPESLTALLACVLVPPLFWIPSCWFLGFRGDDRARLIRLARQVLGRNAVAGA from the coding sequence ATGAGCCTGTCGCGACGCATCGCGTTCAACACGGTCACCACTTGGTTGTCGGGGGTCTTGAGCGGGCTCATCGCCCTGCTGCTGATTCCCTTTCTCACGTGGCGACTGGGGCTCGCCGGCTACGGTCTGACCGTCATCATTGGCGTGCTCGTGAGCACGTCGCTCATGGCCGATCTCGGCCTGCGCGGCGCCTTGAGCCGGCAACTCGCCTCCGCGTTCGCGACGCGCGACAACGAACGCGTGAATGCGCTCTTCAGCTCGGCGATGTGCTGCTTCCTGTCGATCGCCGCGGTCATGATGTTCCTGTTCTATTTCGCGGCGCCGCATATCGTGGCGCTGTACATGGGCATCTCGGGCGATCTCGCCACGGAACACGCGCCGCAGGTGGTCATGCTGTTGCGCTACTACGCGCCGCTGCAGGTGCTGCTGTGGTTCGTCTCGCCGGCCTATAGCGGCGTCATCGAAGGCAATCATCGCTTCGATCTGTCGAGCCTGATCCACATCGTCGAGATGATTGCCCGAGCATTGTTCGTGATGGGCCTGGTCGGGCTGACCGAGCTTGGGCTCGTCGGCTGGGCCATCGGCATGTTGGCATCGAAGTCGTTATCGCTCGGTATTTCGATCGTCCTCGCGCATCGCATCTGGCCCGCCTTGTCGGTTCGCCCCCGCTTCGTCCAGCGCGAGTCGATGTACCAACTGGCCTCGTTGGGCGGACTCGTCTTTCTGTACTGGAACGTGTTTCGCTTGAGCGTCCAGACCGATCCGCTCGTGTTGGGGGCGCTGCTCGGCACCGCGTATGCAGGTATGTACAAGCCGGCGGTCGAGGCCGTCTGGGCCATCTATCCCTTCGTGGGAGGTCTGACGCGCCAAATGGTCCCCTTGGCCGCGAGCATGGATGCTCAGGGGCATGCGGCCCGCCTGCCCGAGTTGTATATCAGTAGTACCCGGCTGACCCTGCTCATGGCGATTCCCTACCTGGTCACGCTGGGCTGCTTCGCCGAACCGTTCGTGCAGGTCTGGTTGGTCGACGCCCATCGTGCGACGGCCTACGCGATGATGCTCTGTGTGGTGGCCGATCTGATCTTTTATGCCGGCGTGACCCACTGGCAAATCCTGCTCGGCATGAATCGGACTCGCTTCATTGTGTTCGTCGAGTTCAGCATGGCGCTCGTGAACCTGGCCGCTTCGACGCTGTTGATCTACCTGTTTCGCGAGTGGGGTTGGGGAGACAACGCCATCCTGGGAGCACCGATTCCCACGATCGTCTGCCGTTGCATCACTTGGACGATACTATCGGTCCATACGGCGAGCGTGACCGGCACTCCCTACTCGCTGCTCATTCGAGACGGGTACGCCGGCCCTTTGCTGGTACTATTGATCTTGCTGGCCGTGGCCTTGACGGTGCGTCTGGTCGTGCAGCCCGAGAGTCTGACAGCGCTGCTGGCCTGCGTGCTGGTGCCGCCGCTCTTCTGGATCCCCTCGTGCTGGTTTTTGGGATTCCGCGGCGACGACCGGGCGCGCTTGATTCGACTCGCGCGTCAGGTGCTGGGACGCAATGCCGTCGCGGGCGCCTGA
- a CDS encoding polysaccharide biosynthesis protein, translating into MFQASPVRQRFSGRVFLVLLLHAVVFAGVLLLAFNLRFDFEVPPHLQRLFWMTLPSFVILKLIIFYWMGQCHGWWRYVTFSDLATLLRAATLASLVILALDQYLVSSNHLPRVILLLDWGLTILVLGGLRCAWRLSREQFRPMLSRGTLRRAFIVGANQAGESLARQLQSDPRLGYSITGFLDDDVATHGTRLGGVQVVGTPEEGPHLAAAFSTCEILVISGGLTGKRLRGLMALCEESDIAVKVLPAFDEMLTSGVPLQVRNVDINDLLRREPVQLNTDAIGQMLEGRTVLVTGAGGSIGSEICRQVLRFRPAALVMVERAENNLFVIDRELQAAGHATQLHPIMADIVDRPRMRQVFGQFRPDIVFHAAAHKHVPMMEFNPGEAIKNNIGGTRLLVELAHEHGVGEFVMISTDKAVNPTSVMGVSKQLAERVVHAYSEISTTKFVAVRFGNVLASAGSVVPIFMEQIRRGGPVTVTHPDIERFFMTIPEASQLVLQAAAMGRGGEIFVLDMGEPVRIVDLAHDLIRLSGFESDEIEVVFTGLRPGEKLYEELYFDSEEMMPTPHPKLFVAYHRPYSLDEVSDAMRQLEEALHRPIEDLRRKLKDLVPEYSLEPKADAASLNGHAATVVPTPPVESTDAIAKT; encoded by the coding sequence ATGTTTCAAGCCTCGCCGGTCCGCCAGCGTTTTTCAGGGCGAGTGTTCCTCGTCCTGCTGCTGCACGCGGTGGTCTTTGCCGGCGTGCTGTTGCTGGCGTTCAATCTGCGCTTCGATTTCGAGGTGCCGCCCCATCTGCAACGACTCTTCTGGATGACGTTGCCCTCCTTCGTCATCCTGAAGCTGATCATCTTCTACTGGATGGGGCAGTGCCACGGCTGGTGGCGGTACGTCACGTTCTCCGACCTTGCCACGCTGCTGCGCGCGGCCACGTTGGCGTCGCTGGTGATCCTGGCGCTCGACCAGTATCTGGTCTCGTCCAACCATTTGCCGCGCGTCATCCTGCTGCTCGACTGGGGGCTCACGATCCTGGTGCTGGGCGGCCTGCGCTGCGCCTGGCGTCTGTCGCGAGAGCAGTTTCGTCCCATGCTCAGCCGCGGCACGCTGCGCCGGGCCTTCATCGTCGGCGCCAATCAGGCGGGCGAGTCGCTGGCGCGCCAACTGCAATCCGATCCCCGCCTCGGCTATTCCATCACCGGTTTTCTCGATGACGATGTCGCGACGCACGGCACCCGGCTCGGCGGCGTGCAAGTGGTCGGAACGCCCGAAGAGGGCCCCCACCTGGCCGCGGCTTTCAGCACCTGCGAGATTCTGGTCATCTCGGGGGGCCTGACCGGCAAGCGCCTGCGCGGGCTGATGGCCCTGTGCGAAGAATCGGACATTGCCGTCAAGGTGCTGCCCGCGTTCGACGAAATGCTTACCTCCGGCGTGCCGTTGCAAGTGCGCAACGTCGACATCAACGACTTGCTGCGCCGCGAACCCGTGCAGTTGAACACCGACGCCATCGGCCAGATGCTCGAGGGGCGCACCGTGCTCGTGACCGGCGCCGGTGGCAGCATCGGCTCGGAGATCTGCCGCCAGGTGTTGCGTTTCCGCCCGGCGGCGCTGGTGATGGTCGAACGAGCCGAGAACAACCTCTTCGTCATCGACCGCGAGCTGCAAGCGGCCGGCCATGCGACGCAACTCCATCCGATCATGGCCGACATCGTCGATCGGCCGCGCATGAGGCAGGTCTTCGGCCAGTTTCGTCCCGATATCGTCTTTCATGCGGCGGCCCACAAGCATGTGCCCATGATGGAGTTCAACCCGGGCGAAGCGATCAAGAACAACATCGGCGGGACCCGGCTCCTGGTCGAGTTGGCCCACGAGCACGGCGTGGGCGAGTTCGTCATGATCTCGACCGACAAGGCCGTGAACCCCACCAGCGTGATGGGCGTGTCGAAGCAACTGGCCGAGCGCGTCGTCCACGCCTACTCGGAGATTTCGACCACGAAGTTCGTCGCCGTGCGCTTCGGCAACGTGCTGGCTTCGGCGGGGAGCGTGGTGCCGATCTTCATGGAGCAGATTCGACGCGGGGGTCCGGTGACGGTGACGCACCCCGACATCGAACGTTTCTTCATGACCATTCCCGAGGCCTCGCAGCTCGTGTTGCAGGCGGCTGCCATGGGGCGCGGCGGCGAAATCTTCGTGCTCGATATGGGCGAGCCCGTGCGCATCGTCGATCTCGCGCACGACCTGATTCGTCTGTCGGGTTTCGAGTCGGACGAGATCGAGGTGGTGTTTACCGGCCTGCGCCCCGGCGAGAAGCTGTACGAAGAGCTCTACTTCGACAGCGAGGAGATGATGCCGACACCCCACCCGAAGTTGTTCGTGGCGTACCACCGGCCCTACAGCCTCGACGAGGTGAGCGATGCGATGCGGCAACTGGAAGAGGCCTTGCATCGACCGATCGAAGACTTGCGTCGCAAGCTGAAGGATTTGGTGCCGGAATACTCGCTCGAGCCCAAGGCGGATGCCGCGTCGTTGAACGGGCATGCCGCCACGGTTGTGCCGACGCCACCGGTCGAATCGACCGATGCGATTGCCAAGACCTAG